GTGAGCTGAAGGCGCTGGTGGCGAACGGCGGCCTCAGGGCGCAGGTGCATCAGAAGGTGGTGGCGGAAGCCGCAAGCATCGGCGACATCCTGATCCAGGGGGAGTCGGGAAGGCAGGCGTTGATTCGGAGTGCCGAAACCCCCGCTGCCCTCAAGACGCAACTCCGCGCCCTGCCCGCCCAGGCGTTCGCCACGGAGCAGGCCACCATCGCCACGGCCCAGCGCGTTCAGCAGGCCATCCTGGCCCAGGAGCCCGCCGCCGTCCAGCAGGCGACAACCCAGGCCCTCGCGCAGATTCGCGCCACTCTGGACCAGCAGGCCACCAAGCTCGCCGCCCAGGTCACGAGTGGCATGAAGCAGGGCTTTACCGCCGCCGTCACCAGCATGTTCGGCACCTCCATCTTCATCATCCTGATCGGCTTCATCATCACCCTGTTCATCCCGGCGCTCCCCCTGCGCCAGGCACGACCGGTCGGCCCCAGGTCCGAGGAGGAACCCTCGCCCAGCTCCGCCGACTGAGCGGTTCACCTGGGAAGGGAACGGGCCAGTCTCGCGGGGTTGGCCCGTTTCCCGGTGCCCTTCCCGTTTCCCGGCGCCCTTTATGTCTAGATTCCCGCCGAATGTCCGGGCTGCATAATTTGACTTCCCCTGCATTTCACGCTATCTTCCTTTCATCACCGCCCGAAGAGGCGGCTTTTTTATGGCCCGCGGCACGGCGACACCTCGCGCCCTGCCCCTTATCCTGCCCGGGTGGATCACAAACGGACCTGGACCGACATCTACGGCTCGGCCTGCGCGGGCTTCGAGGGCCGCCCCGGCGGGCACCGCTGGCTCGTCGCCGCGCCCCCCGAACTCGCGCCGGGGCTCCCCGCCCAACTCGCCGCGCTGGACGGCAAGGGCCACGCCCTGCTGCTCGTCCACGACGGGCTGACGCCGCTGCTCGCCGCCCTGCGCGAACAGGAACCGCGCGGCTTGGTGGTCGTGGCCGAGCGGGCGCTGGGGTGCGGTCCCGCCGTGACGGTGCCCGAACGTCAGGTGGACGGCGGGGGCGCCGAGTACCGCGAGGGGGGAGCGTTCCCGGAGTGGACCGGCGCGCTCGGCACGGAGGACGGGCCGGGCGAGAATGCCTCCGCGAGTGCCGCCGCGTCGCTGGGGGTGCCGGTGGTCGTCACGGCCCCAGACCGGGTGCGCGCCACCCTGGAAGCCTGGATGGACGCCACCCCGCACGGGCGCTGAGGCTCCGGGGCAATCGCAACCTGTCCCCCCGCCCGCCTCCCGCTTCCCGGCTACCCTGCCCCCGTGCCCGCGCTCGACCCCACCGCTGTCCGCCACCTCTACGTCCACGTGCCGTTCTGCCCCACGATCTGCCCGTACTGCGACTTCCATGTGCTGACGCGCCGGGCCGGGCTGGTCGAGCGGTATCTGGAGCGGGTGGAGGAGGAGGCCGCGCGGCTGGCGGGCGAGTACCCGGTGGACCTCGACACGGTGTATATCGGCGGCGGCACGCCCAGCTTCCTGCGGGGCGCGGAAGTCACGGCGCTGGCGGGCAGCATCCGCCGTCACCTGGGGTGGGGGCGCCTGGAGAACACGCTGGAGATCAACCCCGGCACGGTGAGCCCGGACCGTGCCGGGCTGTGGCGTGACCTGGGCTTTGACCGCGCCTCGGTGGGCGTGCAGAGCCTCGACGACGCCACGCTGCGCTTCCTGGGCCGCCAGCACGACGCGCGGCAGGCCCGCGAGGCGGTGACCACACTCGTCGGCCAGGGCTTCCGGGTCAGTGGTGACCTCATCACTGCCGTCCCGCGACAGCCCTTGGAAAGCGACATCCGCGGCCTGGTGGACCTCGGCGTGGGGCATGTCAGCGCCTACACCCTCACCATAGAGCCGGGCACCGAGTTCGCCCGCCGGGGCGTGACTGTCGAGGAGGACGACGAGCGCGCGGGCTTCGAGCGGACGGAGGACATGCTGAC
This genomic interval from Deinococcus aerius contains the following:
- the hemW gene encoding radical SAM family heme chaperone HemW, producing MPALDPTAVRHLYVHVPFCPTICPYCDFHVLTRRAGLVERYLERVEEEAARLAGEYPVDLDTVYIGGGTPSFLRGAEVTALAGSIRRHLGWGRLENTLEINPGTVSPDRAGLWRDLGFDRASVGVQSLDDATLRFLGRQHDARQAREAVTTLVGQGFRVSGDLITAVPRQPLESDIRGLVDLGVGHVSAYTLTIEPGTEFARRGVTVEEDDERAGFERTEDMLTSLGFTRYEVSNYARPGQESRHNLAYWNNRTYLGLGPGAAGHYPGGSGPVLTTRRTNPHLHEWLAGEPGEVQPVDAEEYVTDALFMGLRLREGVDLADLTRRSGLEVRERYAEPMAANIRRGLLTLTGDQLCATPQGWWRLNQVVADFLEAEDPRRIDHFQA